The Deinococcus detaillensis genomic sequence CACGCACGATCAGGAGGAGGCCCTAGCCTTCAGTGACCGCATCGCTCTGATGCGCGCTGGGCAGATCGAGCAGATCGGCACCCCGCAGGAGGTTTATGCCCGCCCGCGCACCGCTTTTGTCGCTTCCTTCCTGGGCCGGAGCAACCTGCTCTCCGGCACTGTTCAGGCGGGAGTGGCCCGCACGGTGCTGGGGAACATCCAACTGGAGGGCAAGACTGCTCCTGATGGCCCGGTGATGATCAGTGTGCGCCCCGAGCATCTGGCCTTCTCCGAGGGCAACTCCGGGGCCGAGGCGGTGGTGCTGGCCCGTGAGTTCAGGGGCCACGCCGTGACCTATACGTTGGCGCTGGGACAAAAGGAATTACTGCTCCTCGATACGGGTCACACACTGCATGCCGAGGGCGAACGGGTGCGCGTGTGTGCCGTGCGGACCGGACGGGTGGTGCGCTGAGGGCATCATGAAATCTTCTGGAATTTGAGCGAGGCCACCAGAAAGCGGGGAGAATACCGTTCCAAGGAATATCAGCACATACACCTGCCAGACCGCATCGACTAGGTGCAGCAGCCCGATCACTGCCGGGCCGTCGCCGATGCTTTCTCTCAGAGAAATCTAAGGCTGACGAATGGTCACGCTGAACCCGCTGCAATCTTCGTCAGATTGAGGCTTCGTGCGTTCGGTCACGCTTACTCCTTTTGAGCTGCGGGAACGGATACCTGCGCGACCGCCTCGAGTTCGAGGGCGACACCGAAATGAAGGGCTGGGACGGGCACGATACACCGGGCCGGTCGGTGGTCACCCATCCAATTGGCATAAAGGGCGTTGAACTGTCCCCAGAGCCCAACGTCTGTCAGGTAGACCCGAACCTGTGCCAGCTGACGGCGGCTGCTCACGCAGCCTGTCAGCACCTCGTCCAAGTTGTGGAAGACCTGCGCCACCTGAACCTCGAACGGTTCGTTGGCAAGCGTGTTACCAGCAGGATCCACCGGCAGCAGACCGGAAATGAAAGCCAGTCCACCGGCGACGACGGCGTGGCTGTAGTGCCCGCCCGGTGCTGGCAGGCCATCTGCTGTAACAAGGCGGATCTCCGACATCAGAATGCTCCCTGCAGAAGGCTGCTGAAACGGCTCAGGTCAATGTTTCCGCCCGAGATCACCACGCCCACCCGCAGCCCCCGCAAGTCGAGCTGATTGCCGAAGGCGGCAGCGGCACCCAGGCAGCCGGTCGGCTCCACCAACATCTTCATCCGGCTGGCAAAAAACGCCATCGCCTCGACGAGTTCCCCGTCACTGGCGGTCACGATGTCGTCGACCCGCTCCAGAATCACGGGGAACGTATGGCGGCCCAGATGCTGGGTCTGTGCGCCGTCGGCGATGGTCACCGGGAGATCAATATGCACGATCTGATGACTGCGAAAGCTTCTCTGTCCGTCGTTTCCAGCCTCTGGCTCGACCCCGATCACCCGGCATACAGGGTGCAGGGCCCTAGCGACCGTGGCGCAGCCGGACAGCAGCCCGCCGCCGCCGAGTGGAACAAGCAGGACGTCGAGAGGGCCGACCTCCTCGAACAATTCCTTGGCGGCCGTGCCCTGGCCCGCCATCACCTGCAGGTGATCGTAGGGCGGAACCAGGGTCAGGCCACGCTCGTGAGCGAGGCGCTGACCGATGACCTCCCGGTCCTCGGTGGCGCGGTCGTACAGCACCACCTCTGCACCGTACCCCCGGGTGGCCTCAAGCTTGATGGTGGGGGCGTCGGCTGGCATCACGATAACCGCCGGGATGCCGAGCAACTTTGCCGCCAGCGCGATTCCCTGGGCGTGGTTGCCCGACGAGAACGCCACCACACCCAGGCGGCGCTGCTCTGGCGTGAACTGCGCGAGCGCGTTGTACGCCCCCCGGAACTTGAAGGCTCCCATCCGCTGGAAGTTCTCGCATTTGAAGTACAGCTGCGCTCCCAGCCTCTCATTCGCGGTGGTGGAGGTCAGCACGGGCGTCTGAGAGATGACGCCGACAAGCCGTTCATGGGCGCGGACCACATCATCGTAAGAAAAAGTTGCACCAGTCATCCCATCAGCCTAGAGGATCTTGAAACCAGTCATGGCAGACAAGCGGGGCAGCGGGCGAACGGCTTGATTGGATCAGGTCGCCTGACAGTTGTGTTGGCTGCCATCAGCTTTAGTGTCAGTGGCCACGCCTCTGCATCGTCGCTCCTCCAGCCAGTAAGTCGCAGACATGGGCACTCTCAGCCGCGAGATGGAAGTCTCAGCAATGCACTGGCTCCTGGCCTGCGGCCTGGAAGCCGAACGTTTCACCAACGCCAAGCGCACCCTCGACGCAGCCCAAGACCGCCTGCTCGACGAGGGATACTTGAAAGACGCCGCCTTCACGGGCCGGGGCAAGGCCGGGACGTTCCAGTACACGTTCGCCTCTGCGCCGGAACCGTAACTGGTGGACCTGCTGCTGGCCAGAGGAGTGACCCGGCCTGTCGCCGAGTCACTCGCAGCGGATCATCCTGACCGGGTGCGGCCCGCGATTCAGTCCGTAGATGAACGCCTGACCAGCGGCTGGAACCGCGCTCCCTGGCTGCCTCGCTGGTAGACGCCGTGTGGAACCCGGCGAAGTGGGGCTACGCTACGGCCCCTGAGAAGGTTAAGAAGGGGCTTGTCAAGCCGCGCTCTGACTCTGAACCTACTCTCTGAGCCACCGGACCCCAGAGAGGCTATTTTGAGCAGTCTGAAGCTTAAACTCAAACGCGCTTCCTCACTGATGGCCCAAGAAGCCCTCGCGGGTCTCAGTCCTGCGGGACTCAACCTACTGAGATCGGCGCTGATGAAACCCACACCAGAGTATCTGGCCCTGGCCGAGCAGGTGCTGGGATCACCGCTTTAAGCAAAAAAACTGAAATGAAACTTCCAGAGAAGACCAATGGCCAAGCCACTTCACTCCGCCCAGTCGCTAGGCTGATCAAGGTGCCGAAGAGCATTCGTGCCAGGACGCAATCGCAGCGGTTCTGGGAATTTAATTGGGGAGGGGGCTGATAAGGTCAGTGGCCGTCTGAACCTCAGACGGCCACTTCAACTGCGTTCTGCCATGCCAGGTGGGCAGGGTTCTTATTTGATCTTCGGAGGCGGGCGGGGACGGTGGTCCGGGTGTGCTGGTGAAGGTTCGAAAGTCGGGCATGCAGAGCAAGAAACTCCTGTGCTCGTCGTAATTTTTTGAAACCCAGCTGACTTCGCTCCTGTTTCCGGGTAGGTCGATGGGATTGTTCAATGAGATTCTTGCATCGCGCCGTCGAGATGACCTGGACGTGCTCCACGCCGTGAAGCACCGGAAGTGCTCGAATGGCCGCTCCATAGCTCCAAAGTTTATCCGTGTGGATCACGTCTGGCATGCTGTAATTCGCCAAGAGTCTTCCGAGAAAAACCTTCGCCGCTTGGGTATCTCGCCAATCTTGTAGAAGAAGATCCAAGACCGCGCCAGAGTCATCGACGGCCCGCCATAACCAGAGTTTCTTACCACCGATTTCGATGCAGACCTCGTTCAGAAACCACCGGGAACCTCGACGGGGTTCCCGGTGTCGCAGTTCCTCGATGAGGAGGGGTGAGAACTTTATATTCCACTGGCGCAGCGTCTCGTGGCTCACCTAAATGCCGCGCTCTTGGAGCAGTTCCTGGACGTCACGCTGGCTGAGGGAGAAGCGGTGGTAGAGCCAGAGAGCGTACTGGATGATGCTCAGCGGAAAACGGTGGCGGTAGGGCTTGCGGTCAGTCACGGACGCTCAACCTACCGCGCTTAACTTGCCAGAACCTGTGGCGGTAAGGTTTGGCGTCGGTCACGGCGGATCAGCCTACACCGACCCGGTTAAGGCAACACAACTGCGGCAGCAATCTACAGGCTAGTCACGGCTCCTCCATCCACCAGCAGCACGCTGCCGTTGACGTAGCTGGCGGCGGGCGAACACAAAAAGGCCGCCACCCGCCCAAATTCTTCCGGCTGGCCAAGGCGTTTCATTGGAATCTGACCTTCGGACACGGCGCGGACTTCGCCCCGGCTCTTGCCCTGCTTGGCCGCCATGGCGTCATCCAGCTCGTTGATGCGACTCGTTTCAATTCGGCCTGGAGCCAGCCCATTCACCTGAATATTGTCGCCCGCCAGTTCCAGCGACAAACTCTTACACATCCCCTGCACAGCGGGCCGGAAGGTATTGGAAAGTGTCAAATTGTCAATCGGCTTTTTGACGCTGCTGCTGAGAATGGTCAGGACGCGCCCACCACCCGCCGATTTCATCAATGGTAAGGCCAACCGCACGCTCCGCACCACGCTCATTAGGGTGAGTTGAAAGCCTGTAGCCCACTGCACCTCACTGAGCGCTGAGAAGTTACCCGCCGGTGGCCCACCCGCGTTGCAGATCAGAACGTCCAGCTTGCCGAAAGCCGCGTTCACATCGGCAAACAACTGAGTCAAGTCAGCTTCGCTGGCAACGTCGGCCCCGAAAGCGAGGACTTCGTTGCCCGTTTTAGCGTGAATGCGCTCTGCTGCGGCCTGAGCGCGGGCTTGGTCACGCGAGCAGATGGCCACTCTTGCGCCCTCCTCCGAGAGCGCTGCTGCCGTCGCGTAGCCCAAGCCCGCACTGGCCGCCGTGACGAGCGCCGTTTTACCTGTAAGTTGTAAGTTCACTGTTGATCTCCTTTTGGTTTAGCGTTTAGATGGCCTCGCCGTCCTCAACTTTGTTCGGCCAGACCACCATGCACAGGCCTTTGGGCATAGAGAGCGCCCCACTGGAGTTACTTCGTTCAGGTTCTCATGCCTTTCCATCACCCGACTTAAGTCAATTGAGGTCGTGGGTTAGTCGCGTGAGCGAAATCGGCTGATGACCTCTCTGTTCAGCTCAAGACTTACGCCTCTAGGCGGTAGACATCCGTAAACTTTTCGTTGAGTTGTCTGAGATACGGCGCGGGATCAATCGGCTGACCCGTCGCCTGCAGCATCAAAGCGTTGGGAGTGAATTTCCGGCCATATTGGTAGACATGCTCGGTCAGCCAGGCTCTCAGAGGTGCACATTCACCGGCCCGGAGCTGAGTACTCAGTTCGGGAAGAGCCATTTGAGCCGCGTCGTATAATTGGGCGGCCATCACATTGCCCAGCGTGTAATTGGCAAAGGTGCCAAATTGACCTGAGGCCCAGTGGATGTCTTGCAAGACGCCGTCCCGGTCATCGGGGGAACAGATGCCCAGTGCAGCCTGCATCCCGCTGTTCCAGGCTTCCGGCAAATCACGGACTTCGAGTGTTCCGGCCAACAACTCTGCTTCGAGTTCCACCCGCAATCCCACATGGGCGTCGTAAGTCAGTTCATCAGCTTCCACCCGAATGAGACCTGGACGCACCAAATTGACGGCCCGGTAAAATTCGTCCACATCCACATCTCGCAGTTGCAGCGGAAAGAAAGCTTGCAGCCGCTCAAATTGCCCTTCCCAGAAAGGACGTCCCCGCGCCACTCGGTTTTCCCACAACCGACTCTGGCTCTCGTGGACGCCGAAGCTGGCTCCGCCTACTGCATAAGCATTCAAATAATCGGAAGTGAAGGCTGACCGAGTGTAATCTTCGCTCACCCCCTGCTCGTAAATGGCGTGTCCGGCCTCGTGCATCACGCCAAAGAAAGCAGTGGGGAGAAAGTCTTCGGCGTAGCGAGTGGTGATGCGGACATCGTGGCGGGTGAAGCTGATTTCAAAAGGATGCATAGAGATGTCCAGGCGGCCCCGGTTAAGGTCATAGCCCAGCATCTGCGCGAAAGACAGAGCGGCTTGACGTTGGCGCTCGGCAGGATAATGACGGTGAAGAAAGTCGTCCCTGGGTGCTTGACAGCGCTCAATGCGCTCCCGCAGCGCCGCTTGAGCGGGCAGCAGTACCCCAAAGATCGCCCGCAACTGCGCCAGCGTGACGCCCGGTTCGTACTGATGCAGCAGAGCGTCGTAAGGATGGTCTTCAAAGCCGAGTGCCTGCGCCATCTCGCGCTTGATGCTGACCAGCCGCTCAAGATGTGGCCGCAGCAACGCGAAGTCAGAAGCGGGGCGGGCCTCCTGCCAGACGGCAGTTGCCACCGCCTTGGTCTGAGCGAATTCATGGTGAAGAGGCAAGGGAATGCGGGCCAGACGCTCCGCTGCGTCGTCGAGTTGGCTCAGCATTAAAAAAGCGTCAGAGGAAGGATCAAGCCCTTTTTGATCAATCGCGATCTGGCGGCGCAAGGCCGGATCAGTCAGGCGCTGGGTGTAAACGGCGTTAACCGTGGCCAAGTGATGCGGGCGAACCGCGTTGCCCCCAGACGGCATCTGAGTGCGGGCGTCCCACGACAGCACATTAAGGACGCTGAGCAGATCCGCCAGTTCACGCATAGTCTGGAAGGAGGGTCGGTCGAACACGCTCATGAAGCTGCCTGGGGCCAGCGGCCACAAAACAGCAGCACATCCCTAATTTCCTCTTGAAGCTGAGCGTCAATCTGACTGCCGGGATGCCGCACATGGGCGTCCTGAATGGCCCCACGCAACCGGTAAATTTCTTTGCGGATCGCCAGTCCGGTGCCCGGCTGAAATTCGTACATCAGCAGTGGGGCCGCTTGGTAAAAAGTCTGTGCGGCCTCGGCACGTCGGCCCGCCGTGAAGTGGGCGAAGATTTCCACCAGCACCTCAGGAAACGAAAAGCCGGTCATAATGCCGTCGGCCCCGCGCAGCAACTCCTGATAAAAATACATGCCGCCCAGTCCGCCGACCACGCTGAGATCTGGCACACGGCGTTTGAGGGTGCTGACTTTCGGCCCGCTGGGCGGTTCCTCCAGCTTAATGACCTTGACCGCCTCTACTTCCTTTGCCAAACGCTCCACCAGATCGGCACTCATGGTTACGCCGGTTGCAGCAGGATAATCATGCAAGATGATGGGTACAGTGCTTTGCTCCCCGATCTCGCGGTAATACTCGGCGATGGCCGCTGGGCCTGCGCCGCGCGGCGGAGCCACCAAGAGTCCGCTGGCTCCCCACTGGGTCATCTGCGTGGCCTTCTTGACTGCTATACGGGTACCCTCTGCACCCGCTCCCGCGAACACTGGTATGCGGCCTGCACTTGCCGCCACCGTCGTCTCGAGAACAGCCTGCTGCTCGGCCTGATCCAGTTTGCCCGCCTCACCCAGCACTCCCAGCACCACCACGCCGTCCACACCAGTGCCGATCAGCATCTTGGTCAAGCGGTCCATGCTGGCAAGATCGAGTGCACCTGCCGCGTCAAAAGCCGTCGGCATGATGGTATATACGCCCTGAAAATTCGTCATGGCCTGTCTCCTTTAATCTTCTGATCTTGAATAGAAAAATCGGGCTGAATCTTCACCACTTCAAAGCATCGGGCGTCCAGCTCGGTAGGTCATCTGAATACGTTCGATGTCGCTGATCTGCTGGTCGGGTTGGCCGTCTACCACGATGACATCAGCCAAGTAGCCCGCTTTGAGACGGCCTAATTGCTGATCAAGCCGGTTGATGGTTGCCGCCACACTCGTCGCTGAGCGCAGAGCGTCGTAAGCGTCACGCTTGAGGCCCAAGTCAATCATGAACTGCATCTCGGGGGCCACCACGTTGTGCTGCACCACTGGGCTGCCACTGTCTGTGCCGAAGCCGATCATCACCCCAGCCTGCGCCGCTTTGACCAGACCTGCGAAGCGCTCACCGCTGGCCACCGCTTTTTGACGCTCCTCAATCTTCCATTCCGGCACGTCGTAAGCCCGGGCGAGTTCTGCCTGACTCTGCATCACCAGCGGCGCGAAGGTAGTGACAATTGGAATGCCGCGCTCAACAAGAAGCGCAATCGTCTCATCACTCATTGAGCCGCCGTGTTCGACGCAGTCAACGCCCGCTTGAACCACGCGGTTGATCACCGAATCGAAAGTCGCGTGCGCCGTGATGGGCAGGCCGTTGCGGTGGGCCTCGTCGATCACCGCGAAGAGTTCTTCGTCAGTGAATTCGTTGAGGTCGTGCGAGGCCATGATTTTGATCAGATCAGCGCCGCCTCTGACCTGCTCGCGCACCGCCCGGCGCATTTCGTCGGGGCCGCTGGCTTCACGGCAGGCCCAGTAGGTGTGACCACCCGTCTGAACGATGGCTGCGCCGCAGGCCAGAATCCGGGGGCCAGGGAAAATACCTTGCTCGACGGCCTGCTTGGCGTAGAGGTTGGTCTGGTGCATCCCCAAATCGCGTACGGTGGTAATGCCTGCCCGCAAGCTCAACAGCATGTTGCCTGCACTCTTGTAGGCACTGATCTCAGGCGTGTCGTAGATCGATTGCTGAGCCAAATCGTGAATGCCGTCCCAAGCCAAGTGGGCGTGAGAGTTGATCAGGCCGGGCATCAGTGTCGCGCCGGTTGGCTGGGCCTGCTCGGCGCGGGCACCAAACTCATGACTGGCCGCCACCGCCTTGATCTTGCCGTTCTCAATTTCGAGAATACCGTCTTCGATGACCTGATCGTTCTCGCAGGTCAGCAGGCGGCCCTGGAGCAGCAGCGGCTGAATGGGGGTGTCAAACATCGGCTTGATGATTTTCTGAAACTTCCAGTGCGGTGCTTCGGGCATAAGATGACCTCCTGAAGAATTTGTGAAAGGCGATAGCGGTTATATATAACGGCTCTCAACCGAGCTTGATCTGCTGACGAACGGTACCGCCCTTCTCACTGCTGGCCGTGACCCAGACCGTACTACCACTGGGCGCGGTGACTGTCCATTCGGCAGGTTTGCCAGTGCGCTGCCAGGTTGGCCCCCAAGGCGACCAAGCAGAATTGCGTCCATTACGGCCCGCCAGGTGACCCAGGATATATGTGGTCTGCCCCTGAATCTCTCCTGATTCGGCTTCCAAAGCCACCGTGACTGGCTGGGCAAAGCCCTCAGAGATCGCCACGTCCGTGAGGTTGGTGGGCAGGTAGCCCGCGTTCCTCACCACCGCTGAAACCCGGTACACTCCATCTGCTAGAGCGCGGGCCTGCACGTCACTGAGTTCAAGTCTGGGACTCGCTCCCGCATGCGCCAGACAAAACAGCACATTCTTGAAGCACATTTCCTCCAACAGTGCGCCGGGGGGATTTCGGAATGTCCACACGTCGATCATGCCGCCGATCTCCACTTCGCCGAGTTGGGGATGAACAAACGGCGTCCAGGGCCGGAAACCAGATTCACCGACGTTTTGTTCCACCCACTGCAAAATCTGGATCTGTTCGTCTTCGCTGCGCGGACGAATACCGTACCAGTGTGTTTTTTCCAGACCTGCCTCGCGCTCAATGTCCCACAACTCGGTGCCGAAAATGGGAATGCCCATCTGCTCGTAGGCCCAGTCGGTGAGCGAGCCGTGCCGGGCTTTGGTCTTGTCGGGAGTGAAGTCCTCGAAAATGGAGATGACTGGATAGCCTGTGATCTCGGTGCCGACTGCACCAAGGTCTTTGAAAAGCGTGATATCCGGCGTAGACATTTCCGCGTCGTACTTGATAGCGCTGGGGCGCAAAATCACGCCGCCGTGGGTGTGATACGAGTTCATACCACAGATGTTTTTGTGGGCGAGGATGAAGTCAATCATGGCTTTGGCTTCAGGCTCGGAGCCGGGGTACTCACCCGCACCGTATTCGTGCGGTGACCAGTTGGCTGGAAACTGACGGTTGAGGTTGCCGTCACGGGGCGACTCAATATCCGGCTCGACGCCATCAAAATCGGGAATGAGGCCTTCCGGATAAAGACGGTAATAATTGCCGCCTTCCTCATGGGGTTCACGCTGAACCATCACGCGCTCGTCTACCGAGCTGATCTTCCACTCCCCATTGGGGTCCATAAGCCGCATCATCAAGATAGTGCCGTCGTCGTCCACGTCCCACTGGTAGAGCCCTTTGGTTACCTCATCTTGGCCCAGCTCGTAGCGCCCATTTCCACACCAGCGGTGCGGCGTGCCCAGGGAAATCTCAGCGCCATCAGGATTGATGCGCGGCACGATATAAAATGCCATCCGCTGCATGAGCCGCGTCACTTCCTCGTCTTGGCCGAAGCGTTCAAGCAGATAGTTGATGGCGTAGAGCGCTGTCGAACTGGTGGCGTGTTCTTCAGCGTGAATCTGAGCGTCGATGTAATAGGCGGGCTTGTCCTTGTCTGGGCCAGTCGCCGAGTCGGTCAATGTGACCTGCCAGATATCGCGGTCCTGATGGCTCTTGCCCAAGCTCTCTAGGCGGATCAGTTGGGGATACTGTTTGACGAGGTCATGGAGCAAACCGCTGTACTCCTGATAATTGTAATAGCGCTGATGATCGATAGACAGACGAGGTTGTTCGGGAAGCTTCATTCAGACTCCTTGAGAGCAGCTTGAGACGGCATGGCAGGCATGCTGAGAGGTGCGCTCTGTTTTCCACCTTTCTGGCTGTGCGTCACGACCCGCAAGTCGGCCCCCGGCTGCGCCTTAACCAACCACTCCACGGGCCGGGCCGTCCGGTTCCAGCGCTCACCCCAAGGTGACCAAGGGTATTTGCGCCCATTGCGGCCCGCCAGATGGCCCAGGCTCATCAGGGGCTGGCCCATCAAGATCTCAGCCTGCTCGACTTCAAGTTCAACCTGCACCGGCTGGGCCACGGTTTTGGCAATGGCGGTATCGGTCAAGTTGCTGGGCAAATAACCGTCATTGCCAATCACAGCAGAAATTCTCAGAAGTTGCGCTCCATCAGCGGCGGTGCCGAGCTGCTCGACTTGGCTGCTGCGAATGCGAATACGTGGGCTGGCCGCCGCATGTTCCAAGCAAAACAGTGTGTTCTTGTGGCAGATCTCCTCAAGCAGATGCCCCGGCGGGTTGCGGAGTACCCAGATGTCAGCCAATCCGCCGAGTTCGACGGAGCCGAGCTGCGGATGATCGAAGGCCTCCCATTCTCGCCAGCCGCGTTCGCCGTGATGCTGCCAAACCCATTCCACGGTACGCACCAGCGCCGCCTCATCGCGGGGCCGAAGGTTGTAATACGCCACTTTCTCGATGCCAGCCGCTTTCTCAATGTCCCACAACTCAGTGGCGAAGGCGGGGATGCCCAGTTCCTCAAAAGCCCAGTCTTTGAGTGTGCCGCGCCGGGGCTTGGATTTGTCGGGCGTAAAATCTTGAAACGAAGATACCGTCGGGT encodes the following:
- a CDS encoding RidA family protein, whose protein sequence is MSEIRLVTADGLPAPGGHYSHAVVAGGLAFISGLLPVDPAGNTLANEPFEVQVAQVFHNLDEVLTGCVSSRRQLAQVRVYLTDVGLWGQFNALYANWMGDHRPARCIVPVPALHFGVALELEAVAQVSVPAAQKE
- a CDS encoding threo-3-hydroxy-L-aspartate ammonia-lyase, translating into MTGATFSYDDVVRAHERLVGVISQTPVLTSTTANERLGAQLYFKCENFQRMGAFKFRGAYNALAQFTPEQRRLGVVAFSSGNHAQGIALAAKLLGIPAVIVMPADAPTIKLEATRGYGAEVVLYDRATEDREVIGQRLAHERGLTLVPPYDHLQVMAGQGTAAKELFEEVGPLDVLLVPLGGGGLLSGCATVARALHPVCRVIGVEPEAGNDGQRSFRSHQIVHIDLPVTIADGAQTQHLGRHTFPVILERVDDIVTASDGELVEAMAFFASRMKMLVEPTGCLGAAAAFGNQLDLRGLRVGVVISGGNIDLSRFSSLLQGAF
- a CDS encoding SDR family oxidoreductase codes for the protein MNLQLTGKTALVTAASAGLGYATAAALSEEGARVAICSRDQARAQAAAERIHAKTGNEVLAFGADVASEADLTQLFADVNAAFGKLDVLICNAGGPPAGNFSALSEVQWATGFQLTLMSVVRSVRLALPLMKSAGGGRVLTILSSSVKKPIDNLTLSNTFRPAVQGMCKSLSLELAGDNIQVNGLAPGRIETSRINELDDAMAAKQGKSRGEVRAVSEGQIPMKRLGQPEEFGRVAAFLCSPAASYVNGSVLLVDGGAVTSL
- a CDS encoding carboxypeptidase M32 codes for the protein MFDRPSFQTMRELADLLSVLNVLSWDARTQMPSGGNAVRPHHLATVNAVYTQRLTDPALRRQIAIDQKGLDPSSDAFLMLSQLDDAAERLARIPLPLHHEFAQTKAVATAVWQEARPASDFALLRPHLERLVSIKREMAQALGFEDHPYDALLHQYEPGVTLAQLRAIFGVLLPAQAALRERIERCQAPRDDFLHRHYPAERQRQAALSFAQMLGYDLNRGRLDISMHPFEISFTRHDVRITTRYAEDFLPTAFFGVMHEAGHAIYEQGVSEDYTRSAFTSDYLNAYAVGGASFGVHESQSRLWENRVARGRPFWEGQFERLQAFFPLQLRDVDVDEFYRAVNLVRPGLIRVEADELTYDAHVGLRVELEAELLAGTLEVRDLPEAWNSGMQAALGICSPDDRDGVLQDIHWASGQFGTFANYTLGNVMAAQLYDAAQMALPELSTQLRAGECAPLRAWLTEHVYQYGRKFTPNALMLQATGQPIDPAPYLRQLNEKFTDVYRLEA
- a CDS encoding dihydrodipicolinate synthase family protein yields the protein MTNFQGVYTIMPTAFDAAGALDLASMDRLTKMLIGTGVDGVVVLGVLGEAGKLDQAEQQAVLETTVAASAGRIPVFAGAGAEGTRIAVKKATQMTQWGASGLLVAPPRGAGPAAIAEYYREIGEQSTVPIILHDYPAATGVTMSADLVERLAKEVEAVKVIKLEEPPSGPKVSTLKRRVPDLSVVGGLGGMYFYQELLRGADGIMTGFSFPEVLVEIFAHFTAGRRAEAAQTFYQAAPLLMYEFQPGTGLAIRKEIYRLRGAIQDAHVRHPGSQIDAQLQEEIRDVLLFCGRWPQAAS
- a CDS encoding metal-dependent hydrolase family protein, which encodes MPEAPHWKFQKIIKPMFDTPIQPLLLQGRLLTCENDQVIEDGILEIENGKIKAVAASHEFGARAEQAQPTGATLMPGLINSHAHLAWDGIHDLAQQSIYDTPEISAYKSAGNMLLSLRAGITTVRDLGMHQTNLYAKQAVEQGIFPGPRILACGAAIVQTGGHTYWACREASGPDEMRRAVREQVRGGADLIKIMASHDLNEFTDEELFAVIDEAHRNGLPITAHATFDSVINRVVQAGVDCVEHGGSMSDETIALLVERGIPIVTTFAPLVMQSQAELARAYDVPEWKIEERQKAVASGERFAGLVKAAQAGVMIGFGTDSGSPVVQHNVVAPEMQFMIDLGLKRDAYDALRSATSVAATINRLDQQLGRLKAGYLADVIVVDGQPDQQISDIERIQMTYRAGRPML
- a CDS encoding M14 family metallopeptidase, whose protein sequence is MKLPEQPRLSIDHQRYYNYQEYSGLLHDLVKQYPQLIRLESLGKSHQDRDIWQVTLTDSATGPDKDKPAYYIDAQIHAEEHATSSTALYAINYLLERFGQDEEVTRLMQRMAFYIVPRINPDGAEISLGTPHRWCGNGRYELGQDEVTKGLYQWDVDDDGTILMMRLMDPNGEWKISSVDERVMVQREPHEEGGNYYRLYPEGLIPDFDGVEPDIESPRDGNLNRQFPANWSPHEYGAGEYPGSEPEAKAMIDFILAHKNICGMNSYHTHGGVILRPSAIKYDAEMSTPDITLFKDLGAVGTEITGYPVISIFEDFTPDKTKARHGSLTDWAYEQMGIPIFGTELWDIEREAGLEKTHWYGIRPRSEDEQIQILQWVEQNVGESGFRPWTPFVHPQLGEVEIGGMIDVWTFRNPPGALLEEMCFKNVLFCLAHAGASPRLELSDVQARALADGVYRVSAVVRNAGYLPTNLTDVAISEGFAQPVTVALEAESGEIQGQTTYILGHLAGRNGRNSAWSPWGPTWQRTGKPAEWTVTAPSGSTVWVTASSEKGGTVRQQIKLG